Sequence from the Mycoplasma cottewii genome:
AATAAAAACTTAGGAAAATTCGATCCAACTGATGTAAACACAATTATTAGTCAATTTATCCAAAGCAACAACGACAAATTAACTGGATTAACTAAAGACAGTTTTGATGTTGAAAGCAATGAAAACGGTTTATTAACAATTAAAGTAAAACCTGATCATCAAAAATATCAAGGTTCAATCACAATCACTTATACAGCAAAAGATGAATTATTTAGTCAAGTTCAAGCAATTGTAAAAGAAATAAAAGATCTTAAAAACAATGATAAAGAAACTGTATTAAATAAATTCTGAGAATTAAATCATGATAAATTAAATTTATTTAACGTTACTCGTGAACAATTAGATGTAATTGTAAATGATAATGTTGCAACAGTTAAAGTTATAAATAATGAAAACTATTATGGTTCAATTCAAATTAATCTAAATTCATTTAAAATATCTACTGAATATTTAGATGTATTAGAAAATGATGATATAAATTCAATATTAAAAGCTATAGAAGAAAAAAATAATTGAAAATTAGATCCAAATAGTATAAATATCGATATAAACGGTAACACTGGAATAATTACAGGAAAAGAACATAATAAAAAATTTATTTCATCAATTAAAGTTATGTTTGGATTAAAAGCAACATACTCATCAAATGATGAAATACTAACAAGGATTGGATTCTTTAAAAATAACAAAGGTGAATGATGTATCGAACAAATTAATAACAAAACTGGTGAAGTTCCTGAAATATTACCTAGTTTTATTACAATTTTAGATTCTGCTTTTAGAGCCAACCGTAATGCAAACATTAAAAATTTAGAAAAATGAAATACATCAAATGTTGTTTCTATGAATGGTGTTTTTATAGAATCAAGTGCATTTGACCATAATATTTCATCTTGACAAACAGGTAGAGTCAGAAGTATGGTTGGTATGTTTCAAAATTGTACTAACTTCAGCCAAGATTTAGGTGACTGAGATGTTTCAAATGTAACTGATATGACTAGATTATTTGGTGGAGCAAATTGATTCAATTGTGATTTATCAAGATGAGATGTCTCTAAAGTAGAATCTATGAATGCTATGTTTGCTTCTGCATCAAGATTCAATGGTAGTTTAAAAGGTTGAGATGTAAGAAATGTAAAAGATATGGGTTGAATGTTCCGTAGAGCAAAAACTTTCAACCAAGATTTATCTAGTTGAGATGTAAGAAATGTAACAAAAATGTATTTAATGTTTTCTGAAGCATTAAGTTTCAATGGAAATATTGATAATTGAAATGTTTCTAGTGTAACTGATATGAGTCAAATGTTTGAGTTAACTAGGGTGTTTAACAGAGATTTATCACAATGAGATGTAAGAAATGTAACAAACATGAGTTTTATGTTTAAACAAGCAGAAGTTTTCAATGGTAATGTTGATAATTGAAATGTTTCTAGTGTAAGAAATATGAATCAAATGTTTTATGGTGCCAGAAAATTTAATAGAAACTTATCTAGTTGAGATGTAAGAAATGTAACTACTATGAATAATATGTTTACTCAGGCTAGTGCATTTAAAGGTGATCTTTCTAGTTGAAACGTATCATCACTAAAAAGTTGAACAGACTTCTTATTAAATTCAGGTCACGAAAACACTTCTTGAGAAGAATTACAAAAAGTTTTACCAACAAAAATTTTCAAAAACACGCAAACAAGTACTTGAGAAGCAAAACGTCCTGATGAATTTAAATAGTAAAAATAGAGTTATTAAACTCTATTTTTTTTATATTCATCTACATTGAATTTGAAATATTTAATCAATTATATTTAGGTAGTTTATTTTACAACCTGAACTTTTCACAAGTGTGTGACTAGTTTAGGTTTTTATTAATCTCTTTTGTACATTGATTTATATCTCTTTCAGATATTTTAAATGCAGATAAAATTATTTTTTGAGTCTTACTTAAACCATATGAACTAACATATGTTTTATTGAATTTTGCTAGTTCCATTTTTGATAGTTCACTAAACAGTGTATTCACTGTATGGTGTCTATTGTCAGATAAAAATTCTTTCATGCAATAACTAAAATACGATCTAACAATTAATGCTAAAAATGAAATAAACATCTTTGATTCTAAAACTAATCTGTCTTGAACGTTGAATTTATTTAAATCAAAAGTTGTTTTAACAGTTGAAAAGGCTTTTTCAACAAGATCTCTTTTTTTGTACTGAGTAAGTATAAATTCTAGATCAGAATCTATGTTTGAAACTATTATTGAAAAACCTGCATTTTTATGAACTTTTTCAAATACATCTTCTTTTAAAGAAATGATTTTTTGTTTGTTTTCATTTAGACTAATATCAAAGAAATTTTTGTATTCTTTTTTTAAAGATTCAACGTCTAACTTTGAATCTAAAATAGTTTGTTTAGCTTTTTGCATTTTTCTGAAAAATGCTTTTTTCTTATTTTCAGCTAACTCTCCATTGTAATAAATGTAGACAAATTGCTCTTTTCACCAATAACTTTTGTTCTAAGTTTTAGTCCATAACAACCAAATTTTTCTATATAACAATTAAAATTATCCTTGATCTTATTTCTGTTTTCTTCTAATAAAACGTCTAAAGATTTATTTCTTGATTTGGCCATAATTATGTATTTGTAGTCAACATTTTGAAGATAATTTACATTTTCAGTATTAAAAATCCTCTATCCATAACTAATGTAGGATTTTTATACCCATATTCTATGCTTTTATTAATTAATTCTTTGCATTGTGTTTGATCTGTAACAGATCCTAAAAAGTTTGATAAAACAATGGCATTGTAGTTTCATTGTCTATTACATAAGCTAAGTTGACTTGTTTTAATCCTTGATCAACTTTTGCTTTGCCGTATTCAGCAAGTTTTATGTTTTCTGAATAAGTGTTAAAGTTAGTTGAGTCTAAAGATAAAATAATATCTCTTGAAAGACTATTTTTCTGAAATTCAACGTTTCATATGTATGTGAATTCCATTATCAAATCTTCAGTCAAAACATTATTAAATAATCTTGAAATTGTTGATTGGCTATCTATTTTATTTCCAAAAATAGCATTTCTTCTTGCTCATTTTTCATAATGTTGAATTGTAGAACTTTGTTCATCAATGAAATAGCAAATCAAAGATTTTATTAAATCAGTTTTTCTTTAAAAACTTTATTTAGTATTGAATTTATGTTTAACATTTCTAATATTTTGCCAACAACTAATCTTGCACCGAATGATAAAACTCTTGAGAATTGACTATCATTTTCTTCAAGAGAAATACCAAAATCTCCAAAATAGGTAACGTAGTTTTTATTTGGTATCATCATTGTTTCTTTTTCATCAGAAACAATCCCTATACACGCTCTTTCGTTTTCACTATAACCCTTTTCTTTATTAAAAATTTTCTTAGTTGTGTAGTAAACATAAGTGCAGTTTTTCTTCTACTAAATACAATATCTTTTGATGGTATTTTAACCGGTTTAAAAGCCATTTTTTATCCCCTTTTACTAGTTACATTATATCACTATTTAAAGGAAAAATCTATCGTTTTTCAAAATAAAAACCCTTTATTTAAAAGGGTTTTGCATAATTATTATTAACTAGTTACAAAATTGTGAAAAGTTCAGGTTTAAACAATAGAATATTGCTCTATAATATTTTATTGTTGATTAAAATGTGCAATATAAATTAATACTTTAAATATAAATAAAAACATCTGAAATAGATGATAACTCTAAAAATTTAATATGCAGTTTTAATCATAAACATAGAAAGGAGATATATGAAAAATAAAATTCACTTACTAGTTTTAATATCAATATTTACATATGTATTCCTTTTCTTACACACAAATCTTGATGACATAGTTTTGTACAAAATTGTTGGTGAAAAATATGGAGTTGATTATTCACTAAGCATGAATTCACCAACTTGACTGGATGAGTGAAATAGATTATTAGGTACAAATTTGTATTCAAATACACCAATCGATATTTGAGAACAATACATAAATAACAGTGGATTAAAACTTCAAGGTTTTACTGAAAGAGGTTCGTTCATTCATAATCTAACAAATTGGATAAAAATTGGTCTATCCGGGATAGCGTTAACATTAATCATATTCATATGTAAAAAGAGTATTTTTAAACCTATTAATAATTTTAAAGAATACTTAGAAAATAGAAGAAGTTTTCTTAATTCAGAAATGGATGAGACCATAAAATTTCTTGAAAATTTAAAAAATATAATCTTATTAAATGAATCAGAAGAAAAAGATATTCACAAATGTAATATATGCGTTGAAAAAATACCAAATTTTATAAGTGATTTTGATAAATTAAAGTATAAACCTATTTATGCTATTAGATTGATTAATGACATAGAGAAATCTTATTATAAAAAAACATTAAAAAATGAAGTAGAAGAATATTCGAATTTGATTGATTTAGTAATAAATCTTATTAATGAGATAAAATATAAAGAAATTTCTAATAAACAATCTATACTACCTAGAAAAGAATTATTCCCCATAGCCAAAAGAACAGTTGAATATTATTCTAAAAACTCTTGATTTTATATATCATACTGTGCTGAATCTAACCAAAATAAAATTTTAAAAAGATGATTTTCTATTTTTGTTTATTTTACTTACTTATCTTTAATAGGTATATTCATTTACATTTTGTTTGTTAGTCTTTTTGTTTTTGCTTTATCTGGATTTTTAACTATTTTTACTTTGTTTAACATAACTTCAATAAAAAAGTTGGAGATTGCCTTTAATTATTTTTTATCAAATCATAATATCATAATATTCGGAATAATATATGCTTTCCCTATCATTTCCATATCTTCTCTATTTATTTCTAATGTGCCAGAAAACTTTAAATCAAAATTTAAGATTACATGACCTGTTTTTATTTGTCTTATAGTAACATTATTTGTATTTATTATTTTAATTTATTTTTTTGCTAAGTTTCCTCAATTTGAAGACAGAAATTATATTCCACCTTTACACGAATTATTGCAGTACATTTTATATAATATTTTAGGTTTTAGTTTATTTTTATATTGATTTATTTCTTTGACTCATTTGATTAGAACAGAAAGAAAAATAAATTTCATAATGATAATGAAAGAATTTATATTACCTCTTATTTGTCCAATTATTTTTATACTACTTAAAATTAATAAAATTAATGACTTTCAATTAGTTACTTTTTATCTTATTTGTATATGGATATCTGTAATGGCTTTCGAATATTTTATTTGAAATTTAATATGCTTTTTTATTAATCCTCTTTATAAATCTTATAAATCATCTTCTGTATCATTTAAACCTGATTTGAGTGGAGAATCAACAGCAACAAATTATATTAAAGAAGGTGCGGCAACTGAAAAAGGAAATGAGGAATTTGTTATAACAGACTCTAAAAATGAGAAATATAGAGAAAAAGAAAATATGCATATAGACAACTATGATGAATATTATGAAGTAATAGAATATGTCTTGTCTAATAATCCAGAAAATATGGAAAATGTTGCTAAAAAATTTGAAACAAGTTTGGAAAACGTTGAAAAATACTTGAAAGAGTATTTATGTAGTAGCTCTAAAAATGATAAATCGAATAATTTAGTGTCACTCATTATTAAAATCTATAACAAATTTATATTAAGTCGAGGAGATAAAAAAAAGAATAAGCAAGAAAATAGAAAAAAGATAAGCATAACTATATCTAGTTATATTAGTATATTTAAATATTCATTTATAATAATAGAATTAATACTATTACTTTCATCATTACTTATTTTTTATTTTAGACTTACAAGTAGTGTTATTTTACTTATCTCAATATATGGTGTTCTTAGTTTTTCATTTATTGGTTTAATGGCGATTTCCTTATATTTATTTAATAAGAAAAAGCTAATAATTAATTTAACTGAATTTAGATTTTTCTTAATATTTAGCTTTTTTACATTCAATATATTTTCTTTAATTTTAATCATAATTATTTATGGAAAAATAAGAACTTTAACAATATTTCAAAATTATATGAAAACTTTAAATAAAAAACAAAACAGAGGAGAGAAATAAGAAAATTTAAATATTTAACAAACACTTAAAATCATTGAATTAAGAAATCAAAATAATATAATAATATAGTATGTATGTTTAAATAATTTTAGAAAGGATTATTTTATGTCAAGAATTGAAAAAATTGTTGCTCGCGAAATTTTAGACTCACGTGGAACACCAACAGTTGAAGCTGAAGTTTGAACAGAATTTGGTGGATATGGTTGTGCTAAAGCACCTAGTGGAGCTTCAACAGGGATTAATGAAGCTTTAGAATTAAGAGATGGAGATAAATCTCGTTACAATGGTAAAGGTGTTTTAAAAGCAGTTAAAAATGTTAATGATATTATTGCACCAGCTTTAGTTGGATTAGAAGCTCAAGATCAATTAACAATTGATAGAGTTATGATCGAATTAGATGGAACTGAATTTAAAACTAAATTAGGAGCAAACGGTATGCTAGCTGTTTCATTAGCTGTTGCTAAAGCTGCTGCTAGTGAATTAGATATGCCATTATACAAATACTTAGGTGGAGTTCAAGCTCGTAGATTACCTGTTCCAATGTTAAACGTTATTAACGGAGGAGCTCACGCTGATTCAGCTATCGATTTCCAAGAATTTATGATTATGCCAGTTGGAGCACCAACATTTACTGAAGCTTTAAGATGATCTTCAGAAACTTTCCAAGCTTTAAAATCATTATTAAAAGCTAAAAATGATATTACTGCTGTTGGAGATGAAGGTGGATTTGCACCAAACTTTAATTGAGCATATGAAAACAATGATTTAGCATCATTTAAAGCTAAAACTCCAGCTGAAATTGCTTTAGACTTATTAGTTGAAGCTATTGAAAAAGCAGGATACAAAGCAGGAAAAGACGGAATCATGATCGCAATGGATTGTGCTTCGTCAGAATTATACTTAGAAGATAAAAAATACCACTTCAAGAAAATTGAAGAAGTTACTGGACAAGAATGAGCATTATCAACTGATGAAATGATCGCTTATTTAGAACAATTAGTAAACAAATACCCAATTATTTCTATCGAAGATGGATTAGCTGAAACTGACTGAGAAGGATTTAATAAATTAACTGCTAAAATTGGAGATAAAGTTCAAATTGTTGGAGATGACTTATTTACAACAAATCCAAAATTCATCCAACAAGGAATTGAAAAAAACGCTGCAAACTCAACATTAATTAAATTAAACCAAATTGGTACATTATCAGAAACTGTTGAAGCAATCACAATGACTCAAAAAGCTGGATGAACTGCAGTTGTATCACACCGTTCAGGAGAAACTGAAGATACAACAATCGCTGATTTAGCTGTAGCATTCAACACAGGACAAATCAAAACTGGATCAATGTCAAGAAGTGATAGAATTGCTAAATACAACAGATTATTACAAATTGAATCTGAATTAGACAAAAATGCAGTTTATGATGGTTTAAAAACTTTCTACAATCTTAAAAAATAATTAATTTTTATAAAACTTAAACACAAGACTTGTTCTTGTGTTTTTTTTAAACTTGTTTAGAGATTACAAAAAAATAAAATTATGATATTATCATTTCATAAACATTAAAAGGATAATAAATTTCAGAAATGACAAAAAATGTTATAGCATTAGATGTTGGATCAAAAACTATCGGATTAGCTTATAGTAAAGGAATTATTGCAAGTCCTTTATCTACAATTAGATTTGATGAATGAGAGTTCCAACAAGCAGTTGATAAATTAAAACCGTTTTTAGATGAATATACTCCAGAAGTTATTGTTTTTGGATATCCAAAAAATATGAATAACACTATCGGAGAACGTGCTGAAATGGTTGATTATGTAATAGAATTATTTTTAAAAACTTATCCAAATTATTCAGAAAATCAAATCATTAAAATTGATGAAAGAAGAACTACAATCATGGCTAAAAACATTATGATTGAAGCTGGATTAACAAGAAAAAAACAAAAACAAAATAAAGATGGTTTAGCTGCTCAATTAATACTAGAAATGTATTTAAATACAAATAAATAAGGAGAATAAAATATTATGCAAAAATTACATCCACTAGTTAAAAAAGTATTATTTACAAAAGAAGAAATAGAATCAAGAACTAAAGAAATTGCTAAAGAAATTGAAAAGTATTATTCAGACAAAAATATGATCGATAATTCATTACTTGTACTTGGTTTATTAAAAGGTTGTGTACCATTTTTTACTAATTTTTGCATGAATTGTGATTTAACAATGGAAATGGAATTTATGGTAGTTTCATCATACAAAGGAACTACTATGGCAAAAACAGAACCAAGAATTCTTTTAGATTTACAAACTGATGTTAGAGATCGAGATGTATTAATTGTTGAAGATATTATTGATACAGGTGCAACTTTAAAATATGTTTATGATTACTTATTAGACAGTGGAGCAAGAAGTGTAAAAATTTTAACTATGTTAGACAAACCTAGCAGAAGAACTGCTGATATTCAAGCAGATTGAGCATGCTTTACAATTGAACCTGAATTTGTAATTGGTTATGGTTTAGACTATCAAGAAAAAATTAGAAATTTACCTTATGTTGCTATTTGTGATACTGATAAATTAAAAGATTGAAAATGATAGGAAACAATAAATGAATAATTATTTAAAAAATATTAAAAAAGTACTTTTTACAAAAGAACAAATTGAAAAACGTATTAAACAAGTTGCTGAACAAGTAAAACAATATTATATAGATAACCCTCCTGTTAATGGTCCGTTAATAACAGTTGGTTTATTAAAAGGTTGCGCTATTTTTAATACAGAATTTGTTTTAAACTTAGATTTACCTATTCAAATGGATTTTATGGCAGTTTCATCATATAATGGAACAAAATCAACTGGAGCAATTAAAGTTAGATTAGATTGTAGTTTAGATTTATCTGGTAGAGATGTTTTAATTGTTGAAGATATGGCCGATACTGGATTAACTTTAAATAAAGTTAAAGAAAACATTTTATATAAAGGAGCAAATAGTGTTAAAGTTGTAACTTTAATTGATAAACCTGATTATCATACCATTGATTTTGTTCCTGATTGAAATTGTTTTGAAATTGGTGATTATTATATTGTTGGTTATGGTTTTGATTGTGATGAAAATTACAGAAATCTACCATACATCGCTTTATATGAACCAAGCAATGACACTAACTCTAATAGTTAGCTACAAAAACAGCACGTTTTTAGTAGCTATTTTTTTTTATAAACGATGTAAATATTTCAAACTATGCTTAACTATAACTTAATTTTTAGAAATTTTTAAAGTATAATTTAAGAAGCAAAGGTGGTGGACTTTATTATGACTATTTGTATTAAATTAGATGAAAATCCCGAGTCCCATGGTCTCAACAAACTAAAAAATATAAAGCTAAGTTATGTTATAAGTTATGCCACTTTTAATGCACAGTAACTAATTTATAACATAGTTTAGCTAACTTTGAAAAGGAGTAGAAACATGTTTAAATTTACAACAAAAAAATACTCTCCTAGAAAGCTAAAAAATCAAAAAAAACCTGCTCAATTTAGAAATGAAAGATTTATAAAAAATGTTTCATCTTTAGATCAATCTGAAATTTTACAAGTGATGAATTTAACACACTTTGGATTAACTAATGATGAATATGAATCAAGATTAAAAAAATACGGAACTAATGAATTAAAAAGAAAAGATTACAGTATTTTTAGAGAATTTATGAGCGCGTTTTTTGGTCCATTTAATATTGTTTTAATTTTAATTGCATTATATAACTTTATTTCATATGGAACAAATGGTTTTGGACAAGATACAGATAATAGTTCAAGCTTTGATTTAGTAGGAGGAATCATAATAATTTCAATGGTTGTTGCGAGTGGTATTGCTTCATTTATTCAATCATTGAGAAGTCATTTTGTAACTAAAAGAATTGCTACTATCGTTAGAAGTACAACTAATATTATTAGACATAAATATGACGATGAGTTAGATGAATATTTAAAAATTACTAAAAAGAATCAATTAGATTTAATTAAATTAGGTGAAGAAATTGATGTAAGACAAGTTGTGCCTGGTGATTTAATTTATCTTTCAAGTGGAGATATGTTACCAGCTGATGTGAGAATTATTCAATCAAACGACTTATTTATTAATCAATCTTCATTAACAGGTGAATCTATGCCTGTTGAAAAACACGCAACAAATAGATATTCAACAAATAATATTTTAGATTTAGAAAATATTTGTTATACAGGAACT
This genomic interval carries:
- a CDS encoding IS1634 family transposase is translated as MYYNGELAENKKKAFFRKMQKAKQTILDSKLDVESLKKEYKNFFDISLNENKQKIISLKEDVFEKVHKNAGFSIIVSNIDSDLEFILTQYKKRDLVEKAFSTVKTTFDLNKFNVQDRLVLESKMFISFLALIVRSYFSYCMKEFLSDNRHHTVNTLFSELSKMELAKFNKTYVSSYGLSKTQKIILSAFKISERDINQCTKEINKNLN
- the hpt gene encoding hypoxanthine phosphoribosyltransferase, giving the protein MQKLHPLVKKVLFTKEEIESRTKEIAKEIEKYYSDKNMIDNSLLVLGLLKGCVPFFTNFCMNCDLTMEMEFMVVSSYKGTTMAKTEPRILLDLQTDVRDRDVLIVEDIIDTGATLKYVYDYLLDSGARSVKILTMLDKPSRRTADIQADWACFTIEPEFVIGYGLDYQEKIRNLPYVAICDTDKLKDWKW
- the eno gene encoding phosphopyruvate hydratase, producing the protein MSRIEKIVAREILDSRGTPTVEAEVWTEFGGYGCAKAPSGASTGINEALELRDGDKSRYNGKGVLKAVKNVNDIIAPALVGLEAQDQLTIDRVMIELDGTEFKTKLGANGMLAVSLAVAKAAASELDMPLYKYLGGVQARRLPVPMLNVINGGAHADSAIDFQEFMIMPVGAPTFTEALRWSSETFQALKSLLKAKNDITAVGDEGGFAPNFNWAYENNDLASFKAKTPAEIALDLLVEAIEKAGYKAGKDGIMIAMDCASSELYLEDKKYHFKKIEEVTGQEWALSTDEMIAYLEQLVNKYPIISIEDGLAETDWEGFNKLTAKIGDKVQIVGDDLFTTNPKFIQQGIEKNAANSTLIKLNQIGTLSETVEAITMTQKAGWTAVVSHRSGETEDTTIADLAVAFNTGQIKTGSMSRSDRIAKYNRLLQIESELDKNAVYDGLKTFYNLKK
- the ruvX gene encoding Holliday junction resolvase RuvX, with product MTKNVIALDVGSKTIGLAYSKGIIASPLSTIRFDEWEFQQAVDKLKPFLDEYTPEVIVFGYPKNMNNTIGERAEMVDYVIELFLKTYPNYSENQIIKIDERRTTIMAKNIMIEAGLTRKKQKQNKDGLAAQLILEMYLNTNK
- the hpt gene encoding hypoxanthine phosphoribosyltransferase encodes the protein MNNYLKNIKKVLFTKEQIEKRIKQVAEQVKQYYIDNPPVNGPLITVGLLKGCAIFNTEFVLNLDLPIQMDFMAVSSYNGTKSTGAIKVRLDCSLDLSGRDVLIVEDMADTGLTLNKVKENILYKGANSVKVVTLIDKPDYHTIDFVPDWNCFEIGDYYIVGYGFDCDENYRNLPYIALYEPSNDTNSNS
- a CDS encoding BspA family leucine-rich repeat surface protein: MNRFFELNEQILKPFNITKNNLKVEVSNNTATVSIQNHADYQGSITINLSVIPQFSSLENLIKTLDQLENNDQQTVLNRFIELNKALFERENVKITSDQLQVQVTDNTAKITLTGNKNYQGSVDVSLVVKKQFDTIQNLQKDINQLVDTNQTTVLNRFFELNEQILKPFNITKNNLKVEVSQNTATVSIQNHAQFRGSITINLSVIPQFSSLENLIKTLDQLENNDQQTVLNRFIELNKTLFERENVKITSDQLQVQVTDNTAKITLTGNKNYQGSVDVSLVVKKDISTLELNRNAGVFDSKDANAIIDEFFRKNKDKLNGLTRNELELVGQVRDNSLTVKVKNTNTKFQGEVIINFTIKAKINEIRDLNKNLGKFDPTDVNTIISQFIQSNNDKLTGLTKDSFDVESNENGLLTIKVKPDHQKYQGSITITYTAKDELFSQVQAIVKEIKDLKNNDKETVLNKFWELNHDKLNLFNVTREQLDVIVNDNVATVKVINNENYYGSIQINLNSFKISTEYLDVLENDDINSILKAIEEKNNWKLDPNSINIDINGNTGIITGKEHNKKFISSIKVMFGLKATYSSNDEILTRIGFFKNNKGEWCIEQINNKTGEVPEILPSFITILDSAFRANRNANIKNLEKWNTSNVVSMNGVFIESSAFDHNISSWQTGRVRSMVGMFQNCTNFSQDLGDWDVSNVTDMTRLFGGANWFNCDLSRWDVSKVESMNAMFASASRFNGSLKGWDVRNVKDMGWMFRRAKTFNQDLSSWDVRNVTKMYLMFSEALSFNGNIDNWNVSSVTDMSQMFELTRVFNRDLSQWDVRNVTNMSFMFKQAEVFNGNVDNWNVSSVRNMNQMFYGARKFNRNLSSWDVRNVTTMNNMFTQASAFKGDLSSWNVSSLKSWTDFLLNSGHENTSWEELQKVLPTKIFKNTQTSTWEAKRPDEFK